tatatatatatatatatatatatatagaagttGGTGAGTGGTGAAAAACTTCACACTTTGCAAGTTTGCATCACAAAAACATCATCATAGTAGTAACATCAAACACAACTACAAAAGATTAATGAGTGGTGCTGGGAACATGTCTGATAATAAGGATCCGGGTATCATGCTCTTTGGCATGAAGATTCCTTTGCCGGAGTTTCAGATTCCAGCCAGCTCTCAAATGGGTTGTCAAATTCAGGCAAACTTTGCAGCCATGGTAGATACTTTCTTAAGTTCTTCtcatctttgttttcttttcttgtagtaagattttctttctttctttcttttgttttttctttgcTGGTTAATCTTAAAACAACTTAGGATTAGTTTGGATACTGATTTTGTCTTTGACATTTGacacataaatatataaattcttTTAGTTATGTAAAAGATACAAAAAAATTCTagtattttctttctttgtttcctAAAAGTAGAAAGAACATATCTATCTctatctttctattttttttctctgtTTTAGAAACAAAATCCAAAAGCAATCTTAGTTATTATCTCTTCTGTTAGGCTGGTATTGATTCATTTCCAATGAATTGCTTCTTTATGTTTGAAAAAAATGCTTCACCAACTTGAATTTCATTGTATAACCCTTCATGTTCATGCTTCATTATTAAACTATGTTGATTAATTGGAATCCTCATATTAATGGAAGGCAAGACATATTTATCTTATAAGATTAAAAATTTGGTGGATACTACAATGAAGATTTATTAATTGtctttatgtaaaaaaattttgtttactCTTAAATGATGAATTATAAGGTTAGATTTTGATATGTTATAAAAgtattgtttttatttaaaatgtgATCAACTAAATAAATGACACTTTTATAcaaaatatctttataaaaaGATGTTTTTGGCATTTTCATTTGAGTAActtcttaaaaatttattatgtgcacacaaaaattagttattaaatcaGCTACTAGGTATATAAATGTGTAGgataacttatttttaatatatattttatatttcaatatgtattttatacgaACGACCGATTtggtgattaattttttatgtacacCTAATATAGTCGTAAAATATTAAGATACAGGACTTAGGAAATTGCTGCATTGTGTAAAGAGATTGAATTTCAAACAAGAGTAGTGTTATGTTGTTACTCTTTCCGTTTCTTTTTATCTTTCGCTCTGGAATTTCGGTACCTTCATAGCTCATGGCATCTGAAGGTACCGAAACTCCAGAGTAACAGATACAAAACGAAACGGCTCTGAGAGCAAAATTGTGATTAGAAATTTTCTCTGACTAATTCATTgctgattaattttttaaaatcttagaATTCTTGCAGCAACCTGAAGAAAACAGAAGTAGAAACTCACTCTGCTCAAAACtctgagcaagaaaagaatacTTGCGGATCAAGCAACAGCAAACAAGAATCCAAGAACACTGAGGAAGGAAATGAGGAGAGTAGTAACACAGATCAAGAAAGAAGTTTCAAGAAGCCAGAAAAGATTCTTCAGTGTCCACGCTGCAACAGTTTAGAGACTAAGTTTTGTTATTTCAACAACTACAACGTCAATCAACCGCGGCACTTCTGCAAGAACTGTCAAAGATATTGGACTGCTGGTGGAACGATGAGGAATGTTCCGGTCGGAGCCGGAAGGCGGAAGAATAAGCATCTGGCCTCTCAATTCAGACACATAATAGTATCGGAGGGAACTCCGGCTGCAAGGTTAGAACCGAAAGAAGATTCATCTGGTAACAATGGTTCTGTATTGAAATTTGGTCCAGATGTTCCTCTCTGTGAATCCATGGAGTCAATGCTTAGTCTTCGAGATCAGAAGCCAAATGTTGATGCAGCAAGCTCAGCGAATTCTTATTTTCAAAATGAATCGTTAGAACAAAAGTGTTACCCTGTTCCTCCATGGATATTTTCTTGGAATCCAGGTTGGAACAATGGTGGTTCTCCGGTGAGTTTGACTTTTCCGGCAACGATGAGGGGAGTTCCAACCATTTCGCCACCGAATATTCCGTTGCAATTTGTTCCTGGAAGTTTCTGGAACAGAACACAAGTGTGGCCTTCACAAACCGCCGCAGTTTCAATAGGATCCAACGGTTGTCTTTCACCCTCTTCCTCTACTACAAGTAACAGTTGCTGCTCCGGCAATGGCTCTCCGACGCTCGGAAAACACACCAGAGATGGTAATGTCTTCATGGACGACGAGAAATCGGAGATATGTGTTTTGGTTCCAAAGACACTTAGAATTGATGGCCTAAATGAGGCTTCAAGAAAGCACTTGTATGAATCAGAAAATGGTGTTTCGAAAAAGGTGGAAcaaaaaggacaaggcaaagaGCGTGTATTAGGTGTGTCTCAAATCTTGGAAGCTAACCCTGCAGCAGTTTCTCGTGTTCATGCATTTCAAGAGAGCATACAATGAGTTTCAGCTTTCATTCAGCTGCGTTCGAAACGAGGAACAGAATAAGACAAGACACTGA
This sequence is a window from Arachis stenosperma cultivar V10309 chromosome 10, arast.V10309.gnm1.PFL2, whole genome shotgun sequence. Protein-coding genes within it:
- the LOC130956224 gene encoding cyclic dof factor 3-like, which translates into the protein MSGAGNMSDNKDPGIMLFGMKIPLPEFQIPASSQMGCQIQANFAAMNSCSNLKKTEVETHSAQNSEQEKNTCGSSNSKQESKNTEEGNEESSNTDQERSFKKPEKILQCPRCNSLETKFCYFNNYNVNQPRHFCKNCQRYWTAGGTMRNVPVGAGRRKNKHLASQFRHIIVSEGTPAARLEPKEDSSGNNGSVLKFGPDVPLCESMESMLSLRDQKPNVDAASSANSYFQNESLEQKCYPVPPWIFSWNPGWNNGGSPVSLTFPATMRGVPTISPPNIPLQFVPGSFWNRTQVWPSQTAAVSIGSNGCLSPSSSTTSNSCCSGNGSPTLGKHTRDGNVFMDDEKSEICVLVPKTLRIDGLNEASRKHLYESENGVSKKVEQKGQGKERVLGVSQILEANPAAVSRVHAFQESIQ